The following proteins come from a genomic window of Pyxidicoccus sp. MSG2:
- a CDS encoding ABC transporter substrate-binding protein, which produces MRRPLMLLATLALAAVACEKKSTPAPAQPAPDGQSAGAQAPGPAPVDANTILLGEVGSLTGSEATFGISARNGIEMAINEANAAGGVKGKKLAVRVYDSQGRPEEGAQAVTRLITQDKVVVILGEAASSVSMAMAEKAQAAKVPMITPTSTSPEVTKKGDYIFRVCFIDPFQGLVMAKFARENLKLSKVAMLRDNKSAFSMGLADVFTEKFTAFGGKVVGDESYSKGDTDFRAQLTALKQLKPEAVFVPGYYTDVGIIARQAREVGLKVPLLGGDGWDSDKLYELGGSALEGSYFSNHYSPDNPDPKLQQFLAKYKQAYGSVPDSVGVLAYDAAQVAIEAMKRAPDTSGPALRDAIAATKDFPGISGRITLDANRDAVKEAVVLKVAGGKAEFVTTVKP; this is translated from the coding sequence ATGCGCCGTCCCCTGATGCTGCTCGCCACCCTGGCCCTGGCCGCGGTGGCCTGCGAGAAGAAGTCCACGCCCGCGCCCGCGCAGCCCGCGCCGGACGGACAGAGCGCCGGGGCCCAGGCGCCCGGCCCGGCCCCGGTGGATGCGAACACCATCCTGCTGGGTGAGGTGGGCAGCCTGACGGGCTCGGAGGCGACGTTCGGCATCTCCGCGCGCAACGGCATCGAAATGGCCATCAACGAGGCCAACGCGGCGGGTGGGGTGAAGGGCAAGAAGCTGGCCGTGCGCGTGTACGACAGCCAGGGCCGCCCGGAGGAGGGGGCCCAGGCGGTGACGCGGCTCATCACCCAGGACAAGGTGGTGGTCATCCTGGGCGAGGCGGCGTCCTCGGTGTCCATGGCCATGGCGGAGAAGGCGCAGGCGGCGAAGGTGCCGATGATTACGCCCACCTCCACCAGCCCCGAGGTGACGAAGAAGGGCGACTACATCTTCCGCGTCTGCTTCATCGACCCGTTCCAGGGCCTGGTGATGGCGAAGTTCGCCCGGGAGAACCTGAAGCTGTCGAAGGTGGCGATGCTGCGCGACAACAAGAGCGCGTTCTCCATGGGGCTGGCGGACGTGTTCACCGAGAAGTTCACGGCGTTCGGCGGCAAGGTGGTGGGGGACGAGAGCTACTCGAAGGGCGACACGGACTTCCGCGCGCAGCTCACGGCGCTCAAGCAGCTCAAGCCCGAGGCCGTCTTCGTGCCGGGGTACTACACGGACGTGGGCATCATCGCGCGGCAGGCGCGTGAGGTGGGGCTGAAGGTGCCGCTGCTGGGCGGTGACGGCTGGGACTCCGACAAGCTGTACGAGCTGGGTGGCTCCGCACTGGAGGGGAGCTACTTCTCCAACCACTACTCGCCGGACAACCCGGACCCCAAGCTCCAGCAGTTCCTGGCGAAGTACAAGCAGGCCTACGGCAGCGTGCCGGACAGCGTGGGCGTGCTGGCGTACGACGCGGCCCAGGTGGCGATTGAGGCCATGAAGCGCGCGCCGGATACGAGCGGCCCGGCCCTGCGCGACGCGATTGCCGCGACGAAGGACTTCCCGGGCATCTCCGGCCGAATCACGCTCGACGCGAATCGCGACGCGGTGAAGGAGGCCGTGGTGCTGAAGGTGGCCGGCGGCAAGGCGGAGTTCGTCACCACCGTGAAGCCGTAG
- a CDS encoding TadE/TadG family type IV pilus assembly protein → MRARRGQAMVLSALSFLILALMVTLSFNLSHALRQKMSLQQHSDALAYSMAVLEARALNYYAVGNRAIAGSYVAMNSIHAYVAAASVTGEMMRAARNNFFQIAALEVIRCMCYTCIEHCVHAAEAVQIASEFSQEGDDYDQKVRGMETNFVNAMKGLDLMVDNLHIAQRSVHDNTLKSVKDGRSNGLEQLTEYNAPGATFLAQQVGGMNANEFNCAVDGMDCQGSVASTSPETRARVMTEVANASRSGWPATRETGGIPSIQIPAYLHSDFMDKFEDIPDEGNYQVMRHVGTAKTVQDHGEVNGGGQQGGNSGLVVAASEEGMIFHKWKHGIGMSPYKAEVWSDEGNGGHEPSGAHSGQHPFEGVNAKALTACSQSGNCFMKFRANPSATRDWGQPRVYSYVTKQFRGGDPKKTPWELNSSASLEFQHGAQGSGRLTLSADEGVGLSKALVYYHRFGDNGWREPPNLFGPYWRAKLHPFRDGDEAGRVLEAAGNQDAADMARVPGVSL, encoded by the coding sequence ATGAGGGCGCGCCGCGGGCAGGCGATGGTGCTCAGCGCCCTGTCCTTCCTGATTCTCGCGCTGATGGTGACGCTGAGCTTCAACCTCAGCCATGCGCTGCGCCAGAAGATGAGCCTGCAGCAGCACAGCGACGCGCTGGCCTACTCCATGGCGGTGCTGGAGGCGCGCGCGCTCAACTACTACGCGGTGGGCAACCGGGCCATCGCCGGCTCGTACGTGGCCATGAACAGCATCCACGCGTACGTGGCCGCCGCCAGCGTCACGGGCGAGATGATGCGCGCGGCGCGCAACAACTTCTTCCAGATTGCCGCCCTCGAGGTCATCAGGTGTATGTGTTACACCTGTATCGAGCACTGCGTCCACGCCGCCGAGGCCGTGCAGATTGCCAGCGAGTTCAGCCAGGAGGGCGATGACTACGACCAGAAGGTCCGCGGCATGGAGACGAACTTCGTCAATGCCATGAAGGGCCTGGACCTCATGGTGGACAACCTCCACATCGCCCAGCGCTCGGTCCACGACAACACGCTCAAGTCGGTGAAGGACGGCCGGAGCAACGGGCTGGAGCAGCTGACGGAATACAACGCCCCCGGCGCCACCTTCCTGGCGCAGCAGGTGGGCGGCATGAACGCCAACGAGTTCAACTGCGCGGTGGATGGCATGGACTGCCAGGGCAGTGTGGCGAGCACCTCCCCCGAGACGCGCGCACGGGTCATGACGGAGGTGGCCAACGCGAGCCGCTCCGGCTGGCCCGCCACCCGTGAGACGGGCGGCATCCCCTCCATCCAGATTCCGGCGTACCTGCACTCGGACTTCATGGACAAGTTCGAGGACATCCCCGACGAGGGCAACTACCAGGTGATGCGGCACGTGGGCACGGCGAAGACCGTGCAGGACCACGGCGAGGTCAACGGCGGGGGCCAGCAGGGCGGCAACTCGGGCCTCGTGGTGGCGGCGTCGGAGGAGGGGATGATCTTCCACAAGTGGAAGCACGGCATCGGCATGTCGCCCTACAAGGCGGAGGTCTGGAGCGACGAGGGCAACGGCGGCCACGAGCCGAGCGGCGCGCACTCGGGGCAGCACCCGTTCGAGGGCGTCAACGCCAAGGCGCTGACGGCCTGCTCGCAGTCCGGCAACTGCTTCATGAAGTTCCGCGCCAACCCCTCCGCGACGCGGGACTGGGGCCAGCCGCGCGTGTACAGCTACGTCACCAAGCAGTTCCGGGGCGGAGACCCCAAGAAGACGCCCTGGGAGCTGAACAGCTCGGCCTCGCTGGAGTTCCAGCACGGCGCGCAGGGCTCGGGCCGGCTCACGCTGTCCGCGGACGAGGGCGTGGGCCTGTCCAAGGCGCTGGTCTACTACCACCGCTTCGGGGACAACGGCTGGCGCGAGCCGCCCAACCTCTTCGGCCCCTACTGGCGCGCGAAGCTGCACCCCTTCCGCGACGGTGACGAGGCCGGCAGGGTGCTGGAGGCGGCGGGCAACCAGGATGCGGCCGACATGGCGCGCGTGCCGGGGGTGTCGCTGTGA
- a CDS encoding TadE/TadG family type IV pilus assembly protein, with amino-acid sequence MRRPTNPLRAGTETQSGQAAVEAAIVLPLFVFLILGILQLGLMHQARLMTKYAAYKAVRAGSLHNANVDEMEKAALAVLLPMVGTRTGGQDGIEVIRPVGTAQEFETKWSELSTNEMPGVSLKYAEVTICGPTKEDIPASSAELDFDDPKNTSPDGWRESARTKLRVQVTFNYRMIIPFADWVIYHAARGREVTSVLRMGKMKQAEISKVQGRRFASAGKSEGTYDDAAAQGVYIMPIRATYTMRMQSNFYLNKNSLPESNLCKFPFSYGK; translated from the coding sequence ATGCGTCGTCCGACGAATCCACTCCGCGCGGGGACGGAGACCCAGTCGGGCCAGGCTGCGGTGGAGGCCGCCATCGTCCTGCCGCTGTTCGTCTTCCTCATCCTGGGCATCCTCCAGCTGGGGTTGATGCACCAGGCGCGGCTGATGACGAAGTACGCCGCCTACAAGGCGGTGCGCGCCGGCTCCCTGCACAACGCCAACGTGGACGAGATGGAGAAGGCCGCGCTCGCGGTGCTGCTGCCCATGGTGGGCACCCGCACGGGCGGCCAGGACGGCATCGAGGTCATCCGCCCCGTCGGCACCGCGCAGGAGTTCGAGACCAAGTGGAGTGAGCTGTCGACGAACGAGATGCCGGGCGTCTCGCTGAAGTACGCCGAAGTCACCATCTGCGGGCCCACGAAGGAGGACATCCCCGCGAGCTCGGCGGAGCTGGACTTCGACGACCCGAAGAACACCAGCCCGGACGGGTGGCGCGAGAGCGCGCGCACCAAGCTGCGTGTCCAGGTGACGTTCAACTACCGGATGATCATCCCCTTCGCGGACTGGGTCATCTACCACGCGGCCCGCGGGCGCGAGGTGACGTCCGTGCTGCGCATGGGAAAGATGAAGCAGGCGGAGATCAGCAAGGTGCAGGGGCGCAGGTTCGCCAGCGCCGGCAAGTCGGAGGGCACGTACGACGACGCGGCCGCGCAGGGCGTCTACATCATGCCCATCCGTGCCACCTACACCATGCGGATGCAGTCGAACTTCTACCTGAACAAGAACAGCCTGCCCGAGAGCAACCTATGCAAGTTCCCGTTCTCCTACGGCAAATGA
- a CDS encoding DUF4388 domain-containing protein, which yields MFPTPSQVLRQRDGTLADTPFPLLLHSLMVEERTCTLELKVRQREKRIVFEDGAPVGCQSNLLHETLGKYLVEKGRLSETDYQKALAESVSSGQQMGALLIQKGLISPFDLYKQLQANLAHKLLDCFRWTDAKYRLIADVETPDASVRMNSAQLILTGVANVMPFDAVATHFTFTDERRFGQMPGVEAGLKLSSKDARLFQTLRQRPTFNELLERTGFDTETVLRRLYALCLLEVSGFAEDVDERAAKLAAAAPAPVPEPVPVETPAPVPVAQQPQGTPFSDEDEAARNALVSAFLAHRSKDPFTLLEVPEDVQPVPLRKAFFAWADRHSPLRFQTPELREKAEALLAAYAKAFGALSDAEQNLLWRKRRAAQREKERGTNRPSTAEQFRIRTDLLDASTQFDEAKRRLDARNFAGAFEYFEYACDIDPKPLYKAHRAFARYLMKPEAHGRLALQELQDVVRQEPGMEEGWAFLGEVAQGEAQWPLAEDAFRKAFKLNPKNRRYVELIQEIVKRR from the coding sequence ATGTTCCCCACGCCCTCGCAGGTGCTCCGTCAGCGCGACGGCACGCTGGCCGACACGCCCTTCCCGCTGCTCTTGCACTCCCTGATGGTGGAGGAGCGCACCTGCACGCTGGAGCTGAAGGTGCGCCAGCGCGAGAAGCGCATCGTCTTCGAGGACGGCGCGCCGGTGGGCTGCCAGTCCAACCTGCTGCACGAGACGCTGGGCAAGTACCTCGTGGAGAAGGGGCGGCTGTCCGAGACGGACTACCAGAAGGCGCTGGCGGAGAGTGTGTCGTCGGGCCAGCAGATGGGCGCGCTGCTCATCCAGAAGGGGCTCATCAGCCCCTTCGACCTCTACAAGCAATTGCAGGCCAACCTCGCGCACAAGCTGCTCGACTGCTTCCGGTGGACGGACGCGAAGTACCGCCTCATCGCGGACGTGGAGACGCCGGACGCGAGCGTGCGGATGAATTCCGCGCAGCTCATCCTCACCGGCGTGGCCAACGTGATGCCCTTCGACGCGGTGGCCACGCACTTCACCTTCACCGACGAGCGCCGCTTCGGGCAGATGCCCGGCGTGGAGGCGGGGCTGAAGCTGTCTTCCAAGGACGCGCGCCTCTTCCAGACCCTGCGCCAGCGTCCCACCTTCAACGAGTTGCTGGAGCGCACCGGCTTCGACACGGAGACGGTGCTGCGGCGGCTGTACGCGCTGTGCCTGCTGGAGGTGTCGGGCTTCGCGGAGGATGTGGACGAGCGCGCGGCGAAGCTGGCCGCCGCAGCGCCGGCCCCGGTGCCCGAGCCCGTGCCCGTCGAGACGCCCGCGCCCGTACCCGTGGCGCAGCAGCCCCAGGGCACGCCCTTCTCCGACGAGGACGAGGCGGCGCGCAACGCGCTGGTGAGCGCCTTCCTCGCGCACCGGAGCAAGGACCCCTTCACGCTGCTGGAGGTGCCGGAGGACGTGCAGCCGGTGCCGCTGCGCAAGGCCTTCTTCGCCTGGGCGGACCGCCACTCACCGCTGCGCTTCCAGACGCCGGAGTTGCGCGAGAAGGCGGAGGCCCTGCTGGCCGCGTACGCGAAGGCCTTCGGCGCGCTGTCGGACGCGGAGCAGAACCTCCTCTGGCGCAAGCGGCGCGCGGCGCAGCGGGAGAAGGAGCGCGGCACGAACCGGCCCAGCACCGCGGAGCAGTTCCGCATCCGCACGGACCTCCTGGACGCGAGCACCCAGTTCGACGAGGCGAAGCGCCGGCTGGACGCGCGCAACTTCGCGGGCGCCTTCGAGTACTTCGAGTACGCGTGCGACATCGACCCGAAGCCGCTCTACAAGGCCCACCGCGCCTTCGCGCGCTACCTGATGAAGCCGGAGGCGCATGGCCGGCTCGCGCTCCAGGAATTGCAGGACGTGGTGCGTCAGGAACCGGGCATGGAGGAGGGCTGGGCCTTCCTCGGAGAAGTGGCGCAGGGCGAGGCGCAGTGGCCTCTTGCCGAGGACGCCTTCCGTAAGGCCTTCAAGCTCAACCCCAAGAATCGCCGCTACGTGGAGCTCATCCAGGAAATCGTGAAACGCAGGTAA
- the hemW gene encoding radical SAM family heme chaperone HemW: MPFDAPVDPLTGMQAARFGLYLHFPYCLAKCPYCDFAVAVARQVPEERYARAVLTELDSRVAALPALKGKPLESIFLGGGTPSLWHPRYVAQVLEGIAARLSVSPNVEVSLEANPERADAERFAGYRAAGVNRLSLGVQSFQPETLKALGRAHDAAMVEGAVDAARRAGFDVVAMDFIYGVHGQSVAQVEADARRAVALAPEHLSTYALTVEREVLAEDTPLSKRLKRGELELPPDDDVVAMARVVREVYGAAGLHRYEVSNHARPGYSSRHNALYWTGGEYLALGVGASGMLLEPTPHRYVNLRSAEKYLVEAEAGRLPEEGREALGPEELFAERLAMGLRLVSGVDWEAVCARYGQPVEPRRAEVARLVEHGFATLKDGRLALTEKGADVHSAVCARLL, encoded by the coding sequence ATGCCCTTCGACGCGCCAGTGGACCCACTCACGGGAATGCAGGCGGCCCGCTTCGGGCTGTACCTGCACTTCCCCTATTGCCTGGCGAAGTGCCCGTACTGCGACTTCGCGGTGGCGGTGGCGCGGCAGGTTCCCGAGGAGCGCTACGCGCGCGCGGTGCTCACGGAACTGGACTCACGGGTGGCCGCGCTGCCCGCGCTGAAGGGCAAGCCCCTGGAGTCCATCTTCCTCGGCGGTGGCACGCCCTCGTTGTGGCATCCGCGCTACGTGGCGCAGGTGCTGGAGGGAATCGCCGCGCGGCTGTCGGTGTCGCCCAACGTGGAGGTGTCGCTGGAGGCCAACCCGGAGCGCGCGGACGCGGAGCGCTTCGCGGGCTACCGGGCGGCGGGGGTGAATCGCCTGTCGCTGGGCGTGCAGTCCTTCCAGCCGGAGACGCTGAAGGCGCTGGGGCGCGCGCACGACGCGGCCATGGTGGAGGGGGCGGTGGACGCGGCGCGCCGGGCGGGCTTCGACGTCGTGGCCATGGACTTCATCTACGGCGTGCACGGCCAGTCGGTGGCGCAGGTGGAGGCGGATGCGCGGCGCGCGGTGGCGCTGGCGCCGGAGCACCTGTCCACGTACGCGCTGACGGTGGAGCGCGAGGTGCTGGCGGAGGACACGCCGCTGTCGAAGCGGCTGAAGCGCGGCGAGCTGGAGCTGCCCCCGGACGACGACGTGGTGGCCATGGCCCGCGTGGTGCGCGAGGTGTACGGCGCGGCGGGGCTGCACCGGTACGAAGTCTCCAACCACGCGCGGCCCGGCTACAGCTCGCGGCACAACGCGCTCTACTGGACGGGCGGTGAGTACCTCGCCCTGGGCGTGGGCGCGTCCGGCATGCTGCTGGAGCCCACGCCGCACCGGTATGTGAATCTGCGCAGCGCGGAGAAGTACCTGGTGGAGGCGGAGGCCGGACGGCTGCCGGAGGAGGGCCGCGAGGCGCTCGGGCCGGAGGAGCTGTTCGCGGAGCGGCTGGCCATGGGCCTGCGGCTGGTGTCCGGGGTGGACTGGGAAGCGGTGTGCGCGCGGTATGGCCAGCCCGTGGAGCCCCGGCGCGCGGAGGTGGCGCGCCTGGTGGAGCACGGCTTCGCGACGCTGAAGGACGGGCGGCTGGCCTTGACGGAGAAGGGCGCGGACGTGCACAGCGCCGTGTGCGCGCGGCTGCTCTAG
- a CDS encoding plectin 1 isoform 8, whose translation MPSPPEEVDPFADLRDSLGLEDTSAGAAPPAPVAVAPRPLPKPPPSAPPPAAPPPLPPRRPAAPLAAAPAGTGAPASPVAVPKPATSAGATGVAPAARAVRVPGNDPFGEPPEIRMPMGGSPEDKLEYFRAVVRQKTETLARARTLYAERDGELSGVKQSLTLARKEAAEAKAQLATVKDAPAKLTQVSEALAGAEARAAEAEAKVSALEAELAGAEADRKDLSRALAEVESEVPRLNADLQEERGSRGAVAEELVGAKEALSLAQDRVAELAAQKSEAQGALEAVQEQYQQVVADVERLGGELEAVTAEKESLALRAGQLEAALAEAQGGLSALESESEWSKSSLEEAQDRARTLESERDEARKQLAVVEDGLRGLQGQVTELERALALKDAEIVGLRAALTARTAEAAELPALRQALEGRTAELGKLNARLEAELSKAAERTQALEEGLSQASERAQTAEGEAAALKEALEVAEVEQVSLRDRMESDAAALGEAVHQAEAKVAELTGAVEAAQAEHGELKKQLAATEMKVATKDAERVGLAARVSMLEAASGQREAELARLQGALTQAQGAAVQAQGAAAQAQEEVSLERVRREAAEAERADAEVKAAEAEARVDALTAGQGGAEAKLAELQDELEGARAEADKSERLQQQVKMLEGALQAAKAQTAAASKSDAARAAAEEKLAQAGKARAEAEAKATQAGAARAEAEAKLERADQARAEAEAKLERADQARAEAEAKLERADQARAEAEAKLAQAGQAGAETDAKARQVAQARTDAEAKLAQASKARTEAEAKLAQAEASLKAEQAARKALEEKLAGAAASAAPGDSESEREGLKTDVANLKRKLMAAETALENAAGYKAKIARLEAQLKGKK comes from the coding sequence ATGCCGTCACCACCGGAAGAGGTGGATCCGTTCGCGGACCTGCGCGACAGCCTGGGCCTGGAAGACACCAGCGCCGGAGCGGCCCCCCCCGCACCCGTCGCCGTTGCCCCCAGGCCCCTGCCCAAGCCCCCGCCCTCGGCTCCACCGCCCGCCGCTCCGCCGCCGCTGCCGCCCCGCCGTCCGGCCGCCCCCCTGGCCGCCGCGCCTGCTGGCACGGGTGCGCCCGCCTCCCCGGTGGCGGTGCCGAAGCCGGCCACGTCGGCCGGGGCCACGGGTGTGGCTCCGGCGGCCCGTGCCGTTCGGGTGCCGGGCAATGACCCCTTCGGCGAGCCCCCCGAAATCCGGATGCCCATGGGGGGCTCTCCGGAGGACAAGCTGGAGTACTTCCGCGCCGTCGTCCGTCAGAAGACGGAGACGCTGGCCCGCGCGCGCACCCTGTACGCGGAGCGCGACGGTGAGCTGAGCGGGGTGAAGCAGTCGCTGACGCTGGCGCGCAAGGAGGCCGCGGAGGCCAAGGCCCAGCTGGCGACGGTGAAGGACGCGCCCGCGAAGCTGACCCAGGTGTCCGAGGCCCTGGCGGGCGCGGAGGCACGGGCCGCCGAGGCCGAGGCGAAGGTGTCCGCCCTGGAGGCGGAGCTGGCCGGGGCGGAGGCGGACCGCAAGGACTTGTCCCGGGCGCTGGCCGAGGTGGAGTCGGAAGTCCCCCGCCTCAACGCGGACCTGCAGGAGGAGCGCGGCTCGCGCGGGGCGGTGGCCGAGGAGCTGGTGGGCGCCAAGGAGGCGCTGTCGCTGGCGCAGGACCGCGTGGCGGAGCTGGCCGCGCAGAAGTCGGAAGCGCAGGGCGCGCTGGAGGCGGTGCAGGAGCAGTACCAGCAGGTCGTCGCGGACGTGGAGCGGCTGGGTGGCGAGCTGGAGGCGGTCACCGCGGAGAAGGAGTCGCTGGCGCTGCGCGCCGGGCAGCTCGAGGCGGCGCTGGCGGAGGCGCAGGGCGGGCTGAGCGCGCTGGAGTCCGAGAGCGAGTGGTCCAAGAGCTCGCTGGAGGAAGCGCAGGACCGGGCCCGCACGCTGGAGTCCGAGCGGGACGAGGCGCGCAAGCAGCTGGCGGTGGTGGAGGACGGGCTGCGCGGCCTGCAGGGGCAGGTGACGGAGCTGGAGCGCGCGCTGGCGCTGAAGGACGCGGAAATCGTCGGCCTGAGGGCGGCGCTCACCGCGCGCACCGCGGAGGCCGCGGAGCTGCCCGCGCTGCGCCAGGCGCTGGAGGGACGCACCGCGGAGCTGGGGAAGCTGAACGCGCGGCTGGAGGCCGAGCTCTCCAAGGCGGCGGAGCGGACGCAGGCCCTGGAGGAGGGGCTGTCCCAGGCCAGCGAGCGCGCGCAGACGGCGGAGGGCGAGGCCGCCGCGCTGAAGGAAGCGCTGGAGGTGGCCGAAGTCGAGCAGGTGTCGCTGCGGGACAGGATGGAGTCGGACGCGGCGGCGCTGGGCGAGGCCGTGCACCAGGCCGAGGCCAAGGTGGCCGAGCTGACCGGCGCCGTGGAGGCCGCGCAGGCCGAGCACGGGGAGCTGAAGAAGCAGCTCGCGGCGACGGAGATGAAGGTCGCCACCAAGGACGCCGAGCGCGTGGGCCTCGCCGCCCGCGTGTCCATGCTGGAGGCGGCGTCCGGGCAGCGCGAGGCGGAGCTGGCCCGGCTGCAGGGGGCGCTGACGCAGGCCCAGGGCGCCGCGGTGCAGGCTCAGGGCGCCGCGGCGCAGGCTCAGGAGGAAGTGTCGCTGGAGCGGGTGCGGCGCGAGGCGGCGGAGGCCGAGCGCGCGGACGCGGAGGTCAAGGCGGCGGAGGCCGAGGCGCGGGTGGACGCGCTGACGGCGGGGCAGGGCGGCGCCGAGGCGAAGCTGGCGGAGCTCCAGGACGAGCTGGAGGGCGCGCGCGCCGAGGCGGACAAGTCGGAGCGCCTGCAACAGCAGGTGAAGATGCTGGAGGGCGCGCTCCAGGCGGCCAAGGCCCAGACGGCGGCGGCCAGCAAGTCAGACGCGGCCCGCGCGGCGGCGGAAGAGAAGCTGGCGCAGGCGGGAAAGGCCCGGGCGGAAGCCGAGGCGAAGGCGACGCAGGCCGGCGCGGCACGAGCGGAGGCCGAGGCGAAGCTGGAGCGGGCGGACCAGGCGCGAGCGGAGGCCGAGGCGAAGCTGGAGCGGGCGGACCAGGCGCGAGCGGAGGCCGAGGCGAAGCTGGAGCGGGCGGACCAGGCGCGAGCGGAGGCCGAGGCGAAGCTGGCGCAGGCGGGACAGGCCGGAGCGGAGACCGACGCAAAGGCCAGGCAGGTGGCGCAGGCCCGTACGGACGCCGAGGCGAAGTTGGCGCAGGCCAGCAAGGCCCGCACGGAGGCCGAGGCGAAGCTGGCGCAGGCGGAGGCCTCCCTGAAGGCAGAGCAGGCGGCCCGGAAGGCGCTCGAGGAGAAGCTCGCGGGGGCGGCAGCCTCGGCGGCCCCGGGCGACTCGGAGTCCGAGCGCGAGGGGCTCAAGACGGACGTCGCCAACCTGAAGCGGAAGCTGATGGCAGCCGAGACAGCGCTCGAGAACGCGGCTGGCTACAAGGCGAAGATTGCCCGGCTGGAGGCGCAATTGAAGGGCAAGAAGTAG